The genomic window CCGCGGCCCGCGCTGCGCAACGGACCGCCATGCGGGACTGAGGGACGACCCGGCGACCCGGTTCGACGGTTTCGTGGGCGCTGAATCGCCGGACGCCGTGGTGAGATGCCGGCTACGGGCGCATCTTGCCGACGAGGGGGCCGCTGTCCACGACCGGGCGGCCGAGTTGCGCGACGATCTGCTCCAGGCGCGGGCCGAGCGGCTCCTGGCCCTTGCCCACGGCTGCCTCGACCGGCACCTTGCGGCCGTCGAAGGTCACCACGTAGTAGGTGAGCAGGTGGCCGGTGAGCACGTTGTCGCCGCCGGCCTTCCACAGCCAGAGCTGGTCCACCTCGCTCCACGCCACCGCGTCGATCTTCTTGTTCTTGGTGTGGACCAGGCCGTTCTCGAACAGGTAGGTCGCGGTGAAGCCGGCGAACAGCGCCATCACCGCGTAGATCAGCACGATGATGCCGATCACGATCATCGGGCAGGCCAGGAACGCCAGGGGCCGGAAGTCGATCAGCGAGCTGATCCAGCCGACCAGGAAACCGCCGAGGATGAGCGCGATGCCACCGCCGACACCGAAGGCCAGGTTGCCGATCGGGTTGCTGCCACGCTGCGCGGCGACCAGTGCGCCGAGCTGACGGCTGGCGGCGGCCTGTATCACCTCGGGCGGCGGCGCGCTCGGTCCGGGTTGGGGGGTGTTCGGCGGTTGCGTCATTCAGTCACCTCTGCGGATATCGGGAATCGACGGCGCCGATAGTAACCGCAGTTGATCGAGAAGGAGGCCCATCCATCGATGGAGGCGTATCCTTTGGGTTTCCTGTGAGCGCTCACATCCCCAATCTGAGCGAACCCCGAACCCAGGAGAGGAATCCCCATGAGAAGAACCCGAACCGGGTTGATCATCACCGCGCTGGCCGTTGCCGGTCTCGCGGTCGGCGTCCAGCAGCCGGCGCACGCCGCGGCCTGTGGTGACGGCACCTTCCAGTCCCAGGTCACCGTCAGCGGCAGCATCTGGACCGCTCGCAACGCCGCGGGCAGCGCGGTCTACACCGGCACCGACTTCCGAGCGGCCGTGCAGGCCGGCATCGGCAGCCTGACCGCCGGGCGCACCTCGATCCAGCGGGTGGTGGTCCGCGGCAACGGCACCATGACCGCCGGCAGCCGGATCTCGCTGGCCAGTTACACGTCACTGTCGGTGTGCGGCACGATCAACGTGACCGGTACGGGCAGCGGCGACTACGCCCCGGTCTACGCCCGCGGGGTCAGCAACATCGAGGTGCCGTACCTGAACGTCACCGGCGCGCCGATCTACGGCATTTTCCTGCGCAACGTCACGAACGTCTGGCTGGGCGCCATCGACATGCGTCTGAGCAGCGGGCTCGGCGTGCGCATCGACAACCGGGGCGACACCAGCCAGTGGACCCGCAACGTGCGGGTCGACACCGTCTACGTCTCCGGCGCGAGTTCGCACGCGATGGAGACCTACGGCGTGGACGGCATCACCATCGGCACGGTCACCGCTCGCAGCGTGGGCGAGTCCGGGCTGCTCCTCAACCAGACGATCAACGCCACCGTCGGTACGGTCGACGCCGAGAACGCGGGCACCGGCACCGGATACGCCGCGTTCCGGATGGCCAACCGTAACGGCCGGGTCGGTGACGCGTACCCGCAGAACATCAAGGTCGGGACGGTCAAGGCGCGTGGTGGCGGCCGTGGGGTGTTCTGCGTGTCGGAGAGCGGTGGCGCCACCATCGACCGGGTCGACATCGCGAACACGGGCAACAATTCGATCCTGGTGGAGAACTGCTACAACGTCACGATCGCCGGGGTGTCCGGCACGGTCAGCGGCGGTGGTGAGGTGCGGATCGCGGCGCGCACCGAGTTCGCCCCGTCGTCCGGGATCCGTTTCCAGAACCTGACGGTGTCCGGTACTGATATCCGGTG from Actinoplanes derwentensis includes these protein-coding regions:
- a CDS encoding DUF6585 family protein, which produces MTQPPNTPQPGPSAPPPEVIQAAASRQLGALVAAQRGSNPIGNLAFGVGGGIALILGGFLVGWISSLIDFRPLAFLACPMIVIGIIVLIYAVMALFAGFTATYLFENGLVHTKNKKIDAVAWSEVDQLWLWKAGGDNVLTGHLLTYYVVTFDGRKVPVEAAVGKGQEPLGPRLEQIVAQLGRPVVDSGPLVGKMRP